The following coding sequences are from one Gemmatimonadaceae bacterium window:
- a CDS encoding potassium transporter Kup, translating to MTAEPTPDPHGRRLAVLTLTALGVVYGDIGTSPLYTLRETFAHEYGLVPNAANVYGILSLITWSLILVVVVKYLFFILRADNRGEGGVMAMLALLLQRQHRRGDRRRKALLVVLGVFGTALLFGDGIITPAISVLGAMEGLEVVTPALEPYVVAVTVVILFGLFMFQKHGTARVGKTFGPITFVWFVTIGTLGLVEIARGPSILAALNPWHAAQFLSGRGFVAFAVLGAVFLAVTGAEALYADMGHFGRKPIRLAFFILVFPALLLNYFGQGALVLRDATAVANPFYLLAPRWFLYPLLLIATLAAIVASQALISGAFSLAHQSVQLGYSPRLTLVHTSREEYGQIYVPEVNKALMVGTLLIVLAFRSSSALGAAYGIAVTGTMSITTVLFAVVARTRWGWPIWRVLALSAFFLSFDLAFLGANALKIARGGWVPLAIAIAILTLMTTWKSGRGILLRIMRQSGLPLDLLLKEIERRPPWRVPGTAVFMTSEAENAPLVLLHHLKHNKALHQQVVLLSVKAAGVPLVQDAERVHVTALAHDFYRVSATFGFMEAPNVPRVMELCAAQGLHAPPADTSYYLGHERLIPTGKSRMPRWRKKLFVFMTRNTLSAAQFFGLPPNRVVELGAQIEF from the coding sequence AACGTCTACGGCATTCTGTCGCTGATCACGTGGTCGCTCATACTGGTCGTCGTCGTCAAATATCTGTTCTTCATCCTTCGAGCGGATAACCGCGGAGAAGGCGGCGTGATGGCGATGCTCGCGCTGCTGCTTCAGCGTCAGCACCGGCGCGGCGATCGGAGGCGGAAAGCCCTGCTCGTCGTACTTGGCGTTTTCGGAACCGCGCTGCTGTTCGGCGACGGAATAATAACGCCCGCCATATCAGTGCTCGGAGCAATGGAAGGACTCGAGGTCGTCACCCCCGCGCTCGAGCCGTACGTGGTGGCTGTGACCGTCGTAATTCTCTTCGGTCTTTTCATGTTCCAGAAGCACGGGACGGCTCGCGTGGGCAAGACGTTCGGTCCTATCACCTTCGTCTGGTTCGTCACGATTGGTACTCTGGGGCTCGTCGAAATCGCGAGAGGGCCGAGCATTCTCGCAGCGCTCAACCCGTGGCATGCCGCGCAGTTTCTGAGCGGGCGCGGGTTCGTCGCATTCGCCGTACTTGGTGCGGTGTTCCTCGCTGTAACCGGTGCCGAGGCGCTGTATGCCGACATGGGCCACTTTGGAAGGAAGCCGATCCGGCTCGCGTTCTTCATCCTGGTGTTCCCCGCCCTGCTCCTGAACTATTTCGGACAGGGAGCTCTCGTTCTGCGCGACGCGACAGCCGTCGCCAATCCGTTCTATCTGCTTGCACCGCGCTGGTTCCTCTACCCGCTCCTGCTCATCGCGACGCTCGCCGCCATCGTCGCTTCGCAGGCGCTTATATCCGGAGCGTTCTCTCTCGCGCATCAGTCGGTGCAGCTTGGCTACAGCCCGCGGCTCACGCTGGTGCACACGTCCAGGGAGGAGTACGGGCAGATATACGTGCCCGAAGTGAACAAGGCTCTGATGGTCGGCACGCTTCTCATCGTGCTCGCATTCCGATCGTCGAGTGCGCTCGGCGCGGCGTACGGCATAGCCGTCACGGGAACGATGTCGATCACCACCGTTCTCTTCGCCGTAGTCGCGCGCACGCGATGGGGCTGGCCGATATGGCGCGTACTCGCGCTGTCTGCCTTCTTCCTTTCCTTCGATCTGGCATTTCTCGGCGCCAACGCCTTGAAAATTGCTCGCGGCGGATGGGTGCCACTGGCGATCGCGATTGCGATCCTGACACTCATGACCACCTGGAAGTCAGGGCGCGGCATTCTCCTGAGAATCATGAGGCAGAGCGGGCTGCCGCTCGATCTGCTGCTCAAGGAGATCGAGCGCCGGCCTCCGTGGCGCGTGCCCGGAACTGCCGTCTTCATGACATCGGAGGCTGAGAACGCGCCGCTCGTGCTGCTCCACCACCTGAAGCACAACAAGGCGCTCCATCAACAAGTGGTACTTCTGTCGGTCAAGGCGGCCGGCGTGCCGCTGGTGCAGGACGCGGAGCGAGTGCACGTGACTGCGCTGGCTCATGACTTCTATCGCGTATCGGCGACATTCGGCTTCATGGAAGCGCCGAACGTACCACGCGTCATGGAGCTATGCGCGGCGCAGGGGCTCCACGCGCCGCCGGCCGACACGAGCTACTACCTCGGCCATGAGCGCCTCATTCCAACGGGCAAATCCAGAATGCCCCGCTGGAGGAAGAAGCTATTTGTGTTCATGACGCGCAACACTCTCTCTGCCGCGCAGTTCTTCGGATTGCCTCCAAACCGGGTAGTGGAGCTCGGCGCGCAGATCGAATTCTGA